The Megalops cyprinoides isolate fMegCyp1 chromosome 19, fMegCyp1.pri, whole genome shotgun sequence genome has a window encoding:
- the LOC118794431 gene encoding LIM and SH3 domain protein 1-like, producing MNPLCSRCNRVVYPTEKVNCLDKYWHKGCFSCEVCKMTLNMKNYKGFEKRPYCNAHYPKTTFTSVADTPENLRLKQQSKMQSQVLYKEEFEKNKGKGFSVVADTPELQRIKKTQDQISNIKYHEEFEKSRMGGEAPPHSPTTAAYQQQPAASQNYNYEPAPEPVRQAAAAPPPSAGKRYRAVYDYTAADEDEVSFLDGDMILDVQQIDEGWMYGRVERTGQQGMLPANYVEAI from the exons ATGAATCCGTTGTGTAGCAGATGTAACCGAGTCGTGTACCCCACGGAAAAAGTGAATTGTCTGGACAAG TACTGGCATAAAGGATGTTTCAGCTGCGAGGTCTGCAAAATGACTCTAAACATGAAGAATTACAAAGGCTTTGAGAAGAGACCATACTGCAATGC ACACTACCCCAAGACCACCTTCACCAGCGTAGCCGATACACCCGAGAACCTCCGTCTCAAACAGCAGAGCAAAATGCAGAGCCAG GTGCTGTACAAGGAGGAGTTTGAGAAGAACAAAGGGAAGGGCTTCAGCGTGGTGGCTGACACGCCGGAGCTGCAGAGAATCAAGAAGACGCAGGACCAAATTAGCAAC attAAGTACCACGAGGAGTTTGAGAAGAGCCGAATGGGAGGAGAGGCACCACCCCACAGCCCAACCACAG CTGCATATCAACAGCAGCCTGCTGCCTCTCAGAACTACAACTACGAGCCAGCCCCTGAACCTGTGCGCCAAGCGGCAGCTGCACCGCCCCCTAGTGCAGGG AAGCGGTACCGGGCGGTGTACGACTACACCGCGGCGGACGAAGACGAGGTGTCCTTCCTGGACGGGGACATGATCCTGGACGTGCAGCAGATCGACGAGGGCTGGATGTACGGCCGCGTGGAGCGCACAGGCCAACAGGGCATGCTGCCCGCCAACTACGTGGAGGCCATCTGA
- the LOC118794980 gene encoding plexin domain-containing protein 1-like isoform X2, which produces MCLCVVLIVCLSQAELGRVWAKGQTDAIYGMSSWREGDTLELQRTRREQQPLPRPSWVRRGLQTLGEALAIDTLPDNRTHIVEDSHRYYTWRSFGPTDKRREELWVDLGALQHGQVRMHGILSNTHRQAAQVPMSFDFPFYGHYLRQITIATGGFIFTGEVTHRMLTATQYIAPLMANFDPSFSKTSTVQYMDNGELFVVQWDRVRLQGREAEGEFTFQTALHRTGTIVFSYRDMPLPVEMLSSTQHPVKVGLSDAFTALVPSPQNPELQRKTIYEYHRVEIDTTKITNHSAFEFTPLPTCLQHSSCETCLSSDLTSGCSWCNVLQRCSDGIDRHRQEWLDYGCSEEAKDSNCEEYSLEEPHSTSEPPIPSDTEFPPSSGVLPNSPVTEDDTKILILNKGKDLNSGPPREHDPPAVHSGIIIGVVTAVVLLLALTLLALCINTHPTASPPLYLIQKRTSYWPSMKFRKQGSRYREVEGGGQEKEGFVEDDQY; this is translated from the exons ATGCAATATATGGGATGTCATCATGGAGGGAAGGAGACACCCTGGAACTGCAGAGGACCCGCAGGGAACAGCAGCCTCTGCCAAGACCGAGCTGGGTCAGAAGGGGCCTGCAGACACTGGGGGAGGCCCTGGCTATTGACACCCTCCCAGACAACAGGACTCATATTGTG gaggaCTCTCATAGGTATTACACCTGGCGTAGTTTTGGGCCAACAGACAAGCGAAGAGAGGAGCTGTGGGTGGATTTGGGTGCCCTTCAGCATGGCCAAGTCAGAATGCATGGCATTCtgtccaacacacacagacaggctgcg cAAGTGCCTATGTCCTTTGATTTCCCCTTCTATGGACATTACCTAAGGCAGATCACCATAGCAACTGGGG GGTTCATCTTCACAGGGGAGGTCACCCACCGCATGCTGACAGCCACCCAGTACATCGCCCCCCTTATGGCCAACTTTGACCCCAGCTTCTCCAAAACCTCCACCGTGCAGTATATGGACAATG GGGAGCTGTTCGTTGTACAATGGGACAGGGTGCGGCTCCAGGGACGGGAGGCGGAGGGGGAGTTCACCTTCCAGACCGCCCTGCACCGTACAGGGACCATCGTCTTCAGCTACAGAGAC ATGCCATTGCCAGTGGAGATGCTCAGCTCCACTCAGCACCCAGTCAAGGTGGGGTTGTCTGATGCATTCACGGCCCTTGTCCCCTCACCACAAAACCCAG AATTGCAACGTAAGACAATCTATGAGTACCATCGTGTGGAGATTGACACCACAAAGATCACCAACCACTCTGCTTTTGAGTTCACCCCACTGCCAA CCTGTCTCCAGCACAGTAGCTGTGAGACCTGCCTATCCTCTGACCTGACCTCTGGTTGCAGCTGGTGTAACGTCCTTCAGag gtGCTCAGATGGAattgacagacacagacaggaatggCTAGACTACGGCTGTTCTGAAGAG GCAAAAGACAGTAACTGTGAGGAGTATTCTCTGGAAGAACCCCACAGCACCTCAGAACCCCCCATTCCCTCAGACACTGAATTTCCCCCTTCCTCAGGGGTGCTGCCAAACAGCCCTGTGACCGAGG ATGATACCAAAATTCTTATTCTCAACAAAGGCAAAG ACTTGAATTCAGGTCCCCCGAGGGAGCACGATCCTCCAGCAGTACACTCAGGCATTATTATAGGCGTGGTGACGGCTGTGGTGCTGCTCCTAGCCTTGACCCTGCTGGCTCTCTGCATTAACACACACCCCACTGCATCTCCACCCCTCTACCTCATACAG AAGCGCACCAGCTACTGGCCGTCCATGAAGTTCCGTAAACAGGGGTCCAGATACAGAGAAGTGGAAGGTGGAGGACAGGAGAAAGAGGGCTTCGTTGAGGATGATCAGTATTGA
- the LOC118794980 gene encoding plexin domain-containing protein 1-like isoform X1, whose amino-acid sequence MCLCVVLIVCLSQAELGRVWAKGQTDAIYGMSSWREGDTLELQRTRREQQPLPRPSWVRRGLQTLGEALAIDTLPDNRTHIVEDSHRYYTWRSFGPTDKRREELWVDLGALQHGQVRMHGILSNTHRQAAQVPMSFDFPFYGHYLRQITIATGGFIFTGEVTHRMLTATQYIAPLMANFDPSFSKTSTVQYMDNGELFVVQWDRVRLQGREAEGEFTFQTALHRTGTIVFSYRDMPLPVEMLSSTQHPVKVGLSDAFTALVPSPQNPELQRKTIYEYHRVEIDTTKITNHSAFEFTPLPTCLQHSSCETCLSSDLTSGCSWCNVLQRCSDGIDRHRQEWLDYGCSEEVSVNDNTRHTMVTREPFGYFNLPRCSQAKDSNCEEYSLEEPHSTSEPPIPSDTEFPPSSGVLPNSPVTEDDTKILILNKGKDLNSGPPREHDPPAVHSGIIIGVVTAVVLLLALTLLALCINTHPTASPPLYLIQKRTSYWPSMKFRKQGSRYREVEGGGQEKEGFVEDDQY is encoded by the exons ATGCAATATATGGGATGTCATCATGGAGGGAAGGAGACACCCTGGAACTGCAGAGGACCCGCAGGGAACAGCAGCCTCTGCCAAGACCGAGCTGGGTCAGAAGGGGCCTGCAGACACTGGGGGAGGCCCTGGCTATTGACACCCTCCCAGACAACAGGACTCATATTGTG gaggaCTCTCATAGGTATTACACCTGGCGTAGTTTTGGGCCAACAGACAAGCGAAGAGAGGAGCTGTGGGTGGATTTGGGTGCCCTTCAGCATGGCCAAGTCAGAATGCATGGCATTCtgtccaacacacacagacaggctgcg cAAGTGCCTATGTCCTTTGATTTCCCCTTCTATGGACATTACCTAAGGCAGATCACCATAGCAACTGGGG GGTTCATCTTCACAGGGGAGGTCACCCACCGCATGCTGACAGCCACCCAGTACATCGCCCCCCTTATGGCCAACTTTGACCCCAGCTTCTCCAAAACCTCCACCGTGCAGTATATGGACAATG GGGAGCTGTTCGTTGTACAATGGGACAGGGTGCGGCTCCAGGGACGGGAGGCGGAGGGGGAGTTCACCTTCCAGACCGCCCTGCACCGTACAGGGACCATCGTCTTCAGCTACAGAGAC ATGCCATTGCCAGTGGAGATGCTCAGCTCCACTCAGCACCCAGTCAAGGTGGGGTTGTCTGATGCATTCACGGCCCTTGTCCCCTCACCACAAAACCCAG AATTGCAACGTAAGACAATCTATGAGTACCATCGTGTGGAGATTGACACCACAAAGATCACCAACCACTCTGCTTTTGAGTTCACCCCACTGCCAA CCTGTCTCCAGCACAGTAGCTGTGAGACCTGCCTATCCTCTGACCTGACCTCTGGTTGCAGCTGGTGTAACGTCCTTCAGag gtGCTCAGATGGAattgacagacacagacaggaatggCTAGACTACGGCTGTTCTGAAGAGGTAAGTGTAAATGACAATACACGTCATACCATGGTTACCAgggaaccttttggttatttTAATCTGCCTCGCTGCTCACAGGCAAAAGACAGTAACTGTGAGGAGTATTCTCTGGAAGAACCCCACAGCACCTCAGAACCCCCCATTCCCTCAGACACTGAATTTCCCCCTTCCTCAGGGGTGCTGCCAAACAGCCCTGTGACCGAGG ATGATACCAAAATTCTTATTCTCAACAAAGGCAAAG ACTTGAATTCAGGTCCCCCGAGGGAGCACGATCCTCCAGCAGTACACTCAGGCATTATTATAGGCGTGGTGACGGCTGTGGTGCTGCTCCTAGCCTTGACCCTGCTGGCTCTCTGCATTAACACACACCCCACTGCATCTCCACCCCTCTACCTCATACAG AAGCGCACCAGCTACTGGCCGTCCATGAAGTTCCGTAAACAGGGGTCCAGATACAGAGAAGTGGAAGGTGGAGGACAGGAGAAAGAGGGCTTCGTTGAGGATGATCAGTATTGA